Proteins found in one Methanofollis fontis genomic segment:
- the mch gene encoding methenyltetrahydromethanopterin cyclohydrolase: MLSVNEQALDIFNDIFEYPEDYNAAAHELDNGARIVDAGVSVPGGYRAGRIFTEICLGGLAEVNFTMGQIKGIPMPFIEVSTDFPAIACLGAQKAGWTVKVGNYFAMGSGPARALSLKPKHTYEVIDYQDECDAAVICLESDHLPNGEVMQAIADACKVEVANTCAIVAPTSSIVGSIQVAGRCVETAVYKLNELGFDTKKIIAGFGTAPVPPVRGAKNAMGVTNDATIYHGQITLTMEAPEIKDYLERIPSCTSQGYGKPFNEIFKEAGYDFYKIDTSLFSPAEVVINELSEGAVYRVGEVNPDVTLKSFGLQ; the protein is encoded by the coding sequence ATGCTGAGCGTGAATGAACAGGCCCTTGACATATTCAACGACATTTTTGAATACCCTGAAGACTACAATGCCGCTGCCCACGAGCTGGACAATGGTGCGCGTATTGTCGATGCCGGCGTAAGCGTCCCCGGCGGATACCGTGCGGGACGCATCTTCACAGAGATCTGTCTCGGCGGTCTCGCCGAGGTGAACTTCACGATGGGGCAGATCAAGGGAATCCCGATGCCTTTCATCGAGGTTTCGACAGATTTCCCGGCCATCGCCTGCCTTGGCGCCCAGAAGGCGGGATGGACCGTTAAGGTCGGCAACTACTTTGCGATGGGGTCAGGCCCGGCCCGCGCCCTCTCCCTCAAGCCGAAGCACACCTATGAAGTGATCGACTACCAGGACGAGTGCGATGCCGCCGTGATCTGCCTGGAGAGCGACCACCTCCCGAACGGCGAGGTCATGCAGGCGATTGCCGACGCCTGCAAGGTTGAGGTCGCCAACACCTGCGCCATCGTCGCACCCACCTCCTCGATTGTCGGCTCCATCCAGGTGGCCGGACGCTGTGTCGAGACGGCGGTCTACAAACTCAACGAACTTGGTTTCGACACAAAGAAGATCATCGCCGGTTTCGGCACCGCCCCCGTGCCGCCGGTCCGCGGCGCGAAGAACGCCATGGGCGTGACCAATGACGCCACGATCTACCACGGCCAGATCACGCTGACGATGGAGGCGCCCGAGATCAAGGACTACCTGGAGCGCATCCCCTCCTGCACGTCACAGGGCTACGGCAAACCCTTTAACGAGATCTTCAAGGAGGCAGGCTACGACTTCTACAAGATCGACACCTCACTCTTCTCTCCGGCAGAGGTCGTCATCAACGAACTCTCCGAGGGCGCCGTCTACCGTGTCGGCGAGGTCAACCCCGATGTCACCCTGAAGTCCTTCGGCCTTCAGTAA
- a CDS encoding beta-ribofuranosylaminobenzene 5'-phosphate synthase: MTSFKITGKLRELEKEVGTLSPMQRILLGTDGSVTTLLENALGCEVTVHTISQQVVPADEGVAASLGIHAGEAVNHRIVTLNESESGKTLLYAVSDSPLSRLNPSFRDDLMRADIPIGRIMQMHRIEGRRELDDVRMCRAGTGISGVFGIFRHEPLLSRRYRIITGGQPLISIRETFPYCNFTDEARVIVETPSRIHMGLIDMNGSSGRVDGGIGLSVEDPAIVVEAKRSSELSIRGEPGSTERVQRTAEQVLAALGIRGGAEITLHRTYSAHIGLGSGTQLSLATARALCELYRPMAVREMAAITGRGGTSGIGTAAFESGGFILDGGHRFGPSGVKSDFRPSAASPEVNPAPVLFRHPFPEDWQVLIATPDIPEGASGAEEIDIFRRHCPVPIGEVQAFCHAVLMQMLPGIIEKDLDLFGTAVNSIQALGLKGVEHRLQPSIIRDLIATLRTTDAAGVGLSSFGPTVYAIGDTGMQDALRAAEESIAETGGTAFITRARNRGAEIRAST; this comes from the coding sequence ATGACATCGTTTAAAATCACCGGAAAACTCCGGGAACTGGAGAAGGAGGTCGGCACCCTCTCGCCGATGCAACGGATCCTGCTCGGCACCGACGGTTCGGTGACCACCCTGCTCGAGAACGCACTCGGCTGCGAGGTGACGGTGCACACCATCTCCCAGCAGGTGGTGCCGGCCGACGAGGGCGTGGCGGCATCCCTCGGGATCCATGCTGGAGAGGCGGTCAACCACCGGATCGTGACCCTGAACGAGAGCGAGAGCGGGAAGACGCTCCTCTACGCCGTATCAGACAGCCCGCTCTCACGGCTGAACCCCTCGTTCAGGGACGACCTGATGCGCGCCGACATCCCGATCGGGCGGATCATGCAGATGCACCGGATCGAGGGGCGGCGTGAACTCGACGACGTGCGGATGTGCCGGGCAGGCACCGGCATCAGCGGCGTCTTCGGCATCTTCCGGCATGAACCCCTGCTCTCCCGCCGCTACCGGATCATCACCGGCGGACAACCCCTGATCAGCATCAGGGAGACCTTCCCCTACTGCAACTTCACCGACGAGGCGCGGGTGATCGTGGAGACGCCATCGCGGATCCATATGGGGCTCATCGACATGAACGGATCTTCCGGGCGTGTGGATGGCGGGATTGGACTCTCGGTCGAGGACCCGGCGATCGTGGTCGAGGCGAAACGCAGCAGCGAACTCTCAATCAGGGGCGAACCGGGAAGCACCGAGCGGGTGCAGAGGACCGCCGAGCAGGTGCTCGCCGCCCTCGGGATCCGGGGAGGGGCAGAGATCACGCTGCACCGCACCTATTCCGCCCACATCGGGCTTGGCAGCGGCACCCAGCTCTCCCTGGCCACCGCCCGCGCCCTCTGCGAGCTCTACCGCCCCATGGCCGTCAGGGAGATGGCGGCGATCACCGGGAGGGGCGGGACGTCGGGGATCGGCACCGCGGCATTCGAATCAGGTGGCTTCATCCTGGACGGCGGGCATCGTTTCGGGCCTTCGGGTGTGAAGTCCGACTTCAGGCCATCCGCGGCCTCACCGGAGGTGAACCCCGCCCCCGTGCTCTTCAGGCACCCCTTCCCCGAGGACTGGCAGGTCCTGATCGCCACCCCCGACATCCCCGAAGGAGCAAGCGGGGCCGAGGAGATCGACATCTTCAGACGGCACTGCCCGGTACCCATCGGCGAGGTGCAGGCCTTCTGCCATGCCGTGCTGATGCAAATGCTCCCCGGCATCATCGAAAAAGACCTTGACCTCTTCGGGACGGCGGTGAACTCGATCCAGGCCCTCGGGCTCAAGGGGGTGGAGCATCGCCTTCAGCCCTCCATCATCCGCGACCTGATTGCCACCCTCCGGACCACCGACGCCGCCGGCGTGGGCCTGAGCTCCTTCGGGCCGACGGTCTATGCGATCGGCGACACCGGCATGCAGGACGCCCTCAGGGCGGCAGAGGAGAGTATTGCAGAGACTGGCGGGACGGCATTCATCACGCGGGCAAGAAACCGCGGGGCGGAGATCAGGGCGTCCACCTGA
- a CDS encoding nitroreductase family protein: MTPSYADTVMAAIRGRRSVRAYEGRYLDEETVLSIIDAGIHAPTTLGLQPWKFVVVRDHDLMKRISDFCKPVLLLNLKDRTDAESDVFKKMLESKEFNIFYNAAVLVLVVGDERNRFSTYDCTLCAGNMMLAAHAIGIGSCWIGAIEPVTGSPDLMQELKIPEGYRIVAPVVFGYPKEEPEKPPRRAPEIVWVR, from the coding sequence ATGACACCATCATATGCAGACACGGTGATGGCCGCCATCAGGGGGAGACGGAGCGTCCGGGCCTATGAGGGCCGTTATCTTGATGAGGAGACCGTCCTTTCGATTATCGACGCCGGCATCCACGCCCCGACGACACTCGGTCTCCAGCCGTGGAAGTTCGTGGTCGTCCGGGACCATGACCTGATGAAGCGCATATCCGACTTTTGCAAACCGGTCCTGCTCCTGAACCTCAAGGACCGGACCGATGCCGAGTCCGACGTGTTCAAAAAGATGCTCGAATCCAAGGAGTTCAACATCTTCTATAATGCGGCCGTCCTGGTGCTGGTCGTCGGGGATGAACGCAACCGTTTCAGCACCTATGACTGCACCCTCTGCGCCGGGAACATGATGCTCGCCGCCCATGCGATCGGGATCGGGAGCTGCTGGATCGGTGCGATCGAACCGGTCACCGGGAGTCCCGACCTGATGCAGGAACTGAAGATCCCGGAGGGCTACCGGATTGTCGCGCCTGTGGTCTTTGGCTATCCAAAAGAGGAACCGGAAAAACCACCGAGACGGGCCCCGGAGATTGTCTGGGTCCGCTGA
- a CDS encoding ORC1-type DNA replication protein — protein MKKDLLMWDETLFRDPEVFEIDYVPEQFNHRETQMSELAFQIRPGMRGGRPLNTICRGLPGTGKTTSVRKLFAQIEDTTQKLIPVYINCQIDNTKFAIFAQIYRRLTGHLPPPSGTSFKQVFDAVARILQKEETVLLVTLDDANYLLYENEINKVLYALLRAHESYPGTRIGVITIISDMNVDLSREVDPRVSSVFRPTEIYFPPYSAEEVRHILAERVHTGLYPNVLSESMLDLVVEQTMKSGDLRVGLDLLKRAALNAEAEARRRVEEDDICSAYQVSKYLHLTFTLRTLKSEEKALVSTIAEMSIEGEEMNAGEVYKVAKNSAKIGYTRFYEIIKKLDAMRLINLDYRQGRGRTRVITLRYDPRRVLELLR, from the coding sequence ATGAAGAAGGACCTGCTCATGTGGGACGAGACGCTCTTCCGGGACCCCGAGGTCTTCGAGATCGACTATGTCCCCGAGCAGTTCAACCACCGCGAGACGCAGATGAGCGAACTCGCCTTCCAGATCCGGCCCGGCATGCGGGGCGGGCGACCGCTGAACACCATCTGCCGCGGGTTGCCCGGCACCGGGAAGACGACGAGTGTGCGCAAACTCTTCGCCCAGATCGAGGATACCACCCAGAAACTGATCCCGGTCTATATCAACTGCCAGATCGACAATACCAAATTCGCCATCTTCGCCCAGATCTACCGCAGACTCACCGGACACCTCCCGCCACCGTCCGGCACATCCTTCAAGCAGGTCTTCGACGCCGTGGCCCGCATCCTCCAGAAAGAGGAGACCGTGCTGCTTGTCACCCTCGACGACGCCAATTACCTGCTCTATGAGAATGAGATCAACAAGGTGCTCTATGCCCTCCTCCGGGCACACGAATCCTATCCCGGCACCCGTATCGGGGTGATCACAATCATCTCGGATATGAACGTCGACCTCTCCAGGGAGGTGGACCCGCGGGTGTCATCGGTCTTCCGCCCGACCGAGATCTACTTCCCGCCGTACTCGGCAGAGGAAGTCCGCCACATCCTCGCGGAGCGGGTGCATACCGGACTCTACCCGAATGTGCTCTCAGAGAGCATGCTCGACCTCGTCGTCGAGCAGACGATGAAGAGCGGAGACCTTAGAGTAGGTCTCGATCTCCTCAAACGGGCTGCATTGAACGCCGAGGCCGAGGCACGCCGACGCGTCGAGGAGGACGACATCTGCAGCGCCTATCAGGTGTCCAAATATCTTCACCTCACCTTCACGCTTCGGACGCTCAAAAGCGAAGAAAAAGCGCTCGTCTCCACGATCGCGGAGATGAGCATCGAAGGCGAGGAAATGAACGCCGGAGAGGTGTATAAGGTGGCGAAAAACAGCGCAAAAATCGGATATACGCGCTTTTACGAGATCATCAAGAAACTCGATGCCATGCGCCTGATAAACCTTGATTACCGGCAGGGGCGGGGGAGGACACGGGTGATCACCCTCAGATACGACCCCCGTCGAGTGCTGGAACTTCTCCGCTGA